TCGATAAAAGAAGCTTCAAGAAGCCCTTTTCTAGAAAGGAGTCTGGAAGTTATGAAAAAAACTGCTTTACTCGCTGCTTTGTGCAGTGTTGTTTCCTTAAGTAGTTGTTGTCGTATCGTTGACTGTTGCTTCGAAGATCCATGCGCACCTATGAAATGTTCCCCTTGTGAGTCTAAGAAGAAAGAGGTAGACGGTAGTTGCAACTCTTGTAACGGGTATGTCCCAGCTTGCAAACCTTGCGGGGGAGATGTACATCATGAGGCCAAACAAGGTCCTCAGGCTAAAGGCATTCCAGCTGATAGCAGATGCAGACAATAGGTAGCGCGAATTAAGAGCCTACCCACAACAGACGTAGTTAGTAAGGAAAAGTACTTCCTTACTAACTATTTCGGCTAAAAGAAGAATGTTGAGGGTAAAAGTT
This genomic window from Chlamydia sp. contains:
- a CDS encoding small cysteine-rich outer membrane protein produces the protein MKKTALLAALCSVVSLSSCCRIVDCCFEDPCAPMKCSPCESKKKEVDGSCNSCNGYVPACKPCGGDVHHEAKQGPQAKGIPADSRCRQ